ATAAATTCTTTTGGGTTATATGATAGTTTTCCACAATCCCTCTTTGTGATTTCTAGCTAGTGTCGTCCGTCTTCCCTGAACTCTTTATAAATGTCTTATGTGGTTCAGTTTTCTTTTAACTTTAACTTATTTTTAGACTGTTTTTACCATATATATCCTTAGCACTCTCTACTTCATTGTATATGAAGTTCTGTCTTGTTGGACTACAGTCATGCCAGGTTGATCTTGTAAATGATGGGGGGCATACATATTTTATAAGGTTTCTTGATAGCATTGAAGCATATGCAGAACAGCGTGCAATGGCTGCATTTATTTTGGCTGTCATTGTTGATGGGCACAGACGGGGTCAGGAAGTCTGTATTGAAGCTGGTTTAATTCATGTTTGCTTGAAGCACCTTCAGAGTTCAATTCCTAACGATGGACAGACTGAGCCCCTTTTTCTTCAGTGGCTTTGCCTCTGTTTGGGTAAGCTGTGGGAGGATTTCTTTGAGGCACAAATAGTAGGTTTGCAGGCAGATGCTCCAGCTATTTATGCTGCTCTGCTGTCAGAGCCCCAACCAGAGGTTTTCCACTCTTGCATTGAAACTATGCTGTTTTAGTATCTGGGTTTTGGATGCTGATTTCAATTTAATTATGAAATTCTACTTCAGGTTAGAGCTTCTGCAATTTTTGCATTAGGTACATTACTTGACATCGGGGATTATCCATGCAGAGATGGTATTGGaggtgatgaagatgatgaaaaagtTAGAGCTGAAACTAGTATTATCAAAAACATTTTAAATGTTGTTTCTGATGGCAGTCCTTTGGTCAGAGCCGAAGTTGCTGTAGGTACGCTATTGTCAAATTTACTTCGCTAAGTTCAATGccttttcacttccttttttattttcatgtttcgttgCACAGTGTTCTGTTAGCTCCTTCAGTTGTAGTTTGTGAGCATACGTGTTTGATGACTGCTAAAACCTTTACTGATACCATTTTTTGTTGAGTACCCTTGTTTATGTACgtcttttattttaaaactacCAGTAATATTTATGCAATGGATtggttccccccccccccctcccgaGTTTACTTCTGGTAGCTCCACAAActtttttatttacttatatATCCAAGTGGTAAAAaactatatttatttatattgtcCTAAGATGGGGATAAGTCCTGGTGCTTCATTCAGACGACAAACAACTTCTGAATCAAGTTTACAtgcataatgattttttttgaaggaaaacGTGTGGGGCTTCAATGTTCGTGTGAATGTTTTAAGACTCTATTGCgcaaggggttttttttttttttgataagttgtgcgtttatattattgtttttgaGGAGGGGGAAATAAAACCTTACAGCTCGTGcaagttttaaaaatatatatatttttaattcttTTCTCATTGCTCATTATTAGGTGGTTGTCTACTtgacttttcttctttttttcatttttagtttAGCCTGAAAACTTTTTGATTGGGAGTACATCACTAATGAGTGCAATGTTCACACGACAGCTCTTGCACGCTTTGCATTTGGCCACGAGCAGCATCTCAAGTCAGTTGCTGCAACATATTGCAAACCACAACCCAATTCTCTACTGAATTCATTACCTTCCTTGGCTCATATAAAAGGTGCAGTTAGCGGATGTGCTCTGCCCCACATGAGTATTGTTCCATCTCAAATTGGTCCTTTGATGCGAGTTGGCAATGACAATCCATCATTGGTTCAAGATGGATGGGTCTCCACCAGCAGCCCTTTAGCTGCGCCTGCAATTATGCATGGATCACCTTTATCTGATGATTCATCTCAACATTCTGATTCTGGAATTCTGAATGATGGCTTTAGCAATGGTGTTGCCAACCATTCTAGGCCGAAACCCCTATATAATGCAATGTATTTGCAATGTATACATGCTATGTGTACACTGGCCAAGGATCCATCTCCACGGATAGCAAGCCTTGGCCAGAGAGTGCTGTCAATTATTGGGATTGAACAAGTGGTGACAAGACCTTCAAATTCCACTTCTAATAGTTTCTGCCCTGATGAAACCACAACGGCTCCAACAACCACTCGTCTTGCTGGCCTTGCTCGCTCATCTTCATGGTTTGACATGAATGCAGGTATCGCTATTAGTTAAGATTTTGTTCATCGCGGTGGAGCACTATGCTTGATTTCAATAGGGCTTTTCAATTCCCTCACTAAATTTACTGCTAGaaactcccacatcggaaagATAGGGGAGTTAAGTGCTGTTTATAAGGAGGGCACAGACACTCCTTAACATGTCTAATAGGTTTTCacaagagcccatgaaacattggTATTGTGGAGACCCATTGGACTACAGCCAGTCCATGGGTGCACGCACCCATGGATGCGGGCTGGGCCTACTGGACTGTTAGGGTGGGGTTTGGTCcagagcccatgaaacactgGTATGGAGGGGTCCTTATCAATGGTATTGAAGCTGTTCGGTCCTCCGTGTGTGGGTGGGCCTATCTCCCTTTGTCCGGGTAATCCCTGGACTGGGTTGGACGTGCCAGGGGAGGGGCTACCTGCTAATCCGGGTAGGGTAGGGAGAGCTTGTAAAGCCCGTGGAGGCCCGGTGGCCGTAGAGTGtgccaacgtgggcgttggctCAGTAAAGCGGAGGGTATTGATAGaaactcccacatcggaaagATAGGGGAGTTAAGTGCTgtttataaggagggcaaagacactccttaacatgtccaataggttttcacaagagcccatgaaacattggTATTGTGGAGGCCCATTGGACTACAGCTAGTCCATGGGTGCGTGCACCCATGGATGCGGGCTGGGCCTATTGGACTGTTAGGGTGGGGTTTAGACCTGGACTCTCcagagcccatgaaacactgGTATGGAGGGGTCCTTATCATTTACTaaattctaatttattttttttctctttagacTGTGTGTGGGAATTTCAAATTATATTGAGTTCTGAGATTGTTGTATTTTCTCTCAACTTTTGATCTCTGATCTCATCATCAGGTCATCTGCCTTTAACATTTAGAACCCCTCCCGTCAGTCCTCCACAGCTGAGTCACTTAGCCGGAATGCGTAGAGTATGCTCTTGAGACTTCAGGCCGCATTTGATGAATTCTCCAGACTCAGGCTTGGCTGATCCACTCTTGGGTTCTGGGAGATCCTCTGAGATTTCTGGACGGAGCTTGCTTCCACAGTCGACCATTTACAATTGGAGTTGTGCAGACTTCTCAATGCCACTTGGTACTGCAGTAGATGATAGTGAAGTGCTACTagcaagaagagaagagagggaaaaattaTCATTGGAGCACATTTCGAAGTGCCAACACACTTGTGGGTGTCTTCTCAACTTATTGGTCTTCTTCtcactctccctctctccctgtTTCTTTCCCACGTGCATGCACAGAgacatgcacacacacacacgcacacacacatatatagtctACATATATGCATGTGTTTGTACCGTATATATGCAAATGCAACCTctttttgattgatttgttctttcaattcatgtttttggtaGCTTTTGCTGTAATGTGCTTTCCATTTTCTTTGCCAGCCATTAACAAGCTTAATAATCAAATTGCTAGCTGGGATACAAAGTTTGAAATGGGTACTAAAGCAGCCGTGATGCAACCTTTCTCTCCTATTGTGATTGCTGCAGATGAGAATGAACATATCAGGTAAGCAAAGCTTTTGAAAAAAAGATTACTTTATGGTTGTttgttttgattgatgtttgtaATGATGGAGATTTTGAGTATAGAGTTGTTGAAACTTGTTTTGTCACCTCCATAGTCCAGATTTTATGAAACACTTCTATTGCATGAGAATTTTGTGAAATTAAGGGTCATTTTAGCTGACAGATAATCTAGTTTATATATACTAATTTTCTCAGTatctttcataattttttttactggTTAATATTTGTTGATAGCCCTTCAGATTTGATACTAGAACTGTAGAACAATTAAAGGATggtctttaatttttttcctatgATCATTCTTACTTCTTTATGTTTCAGATCATTTTAGGTCGTGTGTAACAAAGTGTCTTCAAGATAAACAAATAAACGTAAAACTTTTTCATAACTTGGATTTCGATGCTCCAGAAAATGTGTGTGGGTGAGGCAGAAGGGGGACAACAATGTTAGATTGACTAAAAGCGcactgattttttattttttaattttgtgtcTGGCAATTTGACCctcatttttcttgtttaaaTGTTTTTatgtaccttttttttatttattgtggATAAGGTTGTCAAGTATTATTAATACTGAATGTTTCTCCAACCTCTATTTGTAGTTATGGTAATTACTCTGTTCCACCATTTCAAGTACGATAATAATTTTTTGCTGGTGTGATCATTTTTTGGTACTGTTCTTTGTCAGGGTATGGAATTATGATGAAGCTGCCCCTCTCAACGGTTTTGACAATCATGATTATCCCGAGAAAGGAATTTCTAAGCTCTGCCTTttgaatgagcttgatgaaaGCTTGCTTCTGGTTGCTTCATGTACTATTTATGGCTATGTTTGTTGTGTTAAATGGTGTCATGTGGACCCATCTCTTTGGAGTGTCATATTTTAGGACAATCTGACTTTTGTTGTGCTTGTATATTTTAAGGTGATGGAAATATTAGGATTTGGAAAGACTATACTCTGAAGGGTAAACAAAAGCTTGTTActgcattttcttcaattcaaggTCATAAACCTGGTGTGCGAAGTGTGAATGCAGTTGTGGACTGGCAACAGCAGTCTGGATATCTGGTAAATTTTGTCTTTAAGATTTGATATCTTCTTGGTCTGGTGCCCAGGAATTTATGTGGACAGTTCTTTGATGCATCTTTGCCCAATTTCTCACTTAAACAGTATGCTTCTGATGACAACATATCATCTATCATGGTTTGGGACATGGACAAAGAGCAGCTTGCTCATTTTATTCCTTCATCCTCAGAATACAGCTTGTCAGCATTGGTGAGTTTATACTTTTCCAAGTTCTTGTAATCTCTTAGCTGCCGAGTGTGACTCATCTTTGGTTGCTTATTGCCTATCCAATCAACATAGCTCTAGCATCATGTGCTTATATGTAAGCACAGGAAATTTGAACATAATTCGTTTAATGCTGCATCTTTGTACTGTTGCTTGTCTAATGAAATATCATAAGGAGAAAGGTATTTGGTAGTCCTTTGCTGTGGAACTGTTTTAGCTAGATTCTTTTTGAATATGTTGCCAAGACATCGAGTCTGTTACTTTTAGCTGTTTACAAAGATTGTTGCTTTGTTTGGGCGATCCATTTGTTGTAGCAATTCAGTTCCCAAGTGtcatttcttttgataaattgtTTAAACTTCAACATGTTAGCTTTAATTagtcttgttttgttttttttttagttacaaCTACTGATCAGCTTTCTAACTTTGATCAATTTGTAGTCCTGCTTCTCAAGTTCATGGGGGTCAGTTCGCTGCTGGTTTCATGGACGGTTCTGTCAGACTTTATGATGTCCGGACACTCGAAATGTATGTATCTTAACCTAGTCCAATGTGAATATTTACCGTCTTCACACTATAATATTATTCAAATAGTATCATCCCATAGCCtccaatagtttttttttaaaaaaaggattTAAAACTAACATAGACATGGCAACATATCTTAGGTTTACAATGTATTCTCTTTGACATCTCAATGATGACTTTATCTTCTAGGTTTACAATGCATAACTCTCTGACATCTCAATGATGACTTTATCTTTTCCTACAATTTCAAGGCCGACTTTATCTTCTAGGTTTACAATGTATAATTCTCTGAGTCTCTGACATCTCAATGATGACTTTATCTTTTCCTACAATTTCTGGCTTGAATATATTGTAACCTTTGTCATTCTTAGGCTTGTTTGCACAATTCGGCCGCACACTCAGAAGGTGGAAAGAGTTGTGGGGATTGGCTTTCAACCTAGACTTGATCCTGCCAAAGTAAGCAGGATTTTGTAGTGATTATTTGTCTGCTTAGAAAATTTTGACATCATTCTTATCTTAGACTCTTGAATCTTAATTTTATATCATCTTTTTCCTTGGAGATGCTTATAAAAACTATATGGACGTTGAAGATGTGGAAGATAAGACTTTGCGTTGATCAACTTGTCTGCTTTTCAGATTGTCAGTGCATCTCAGGCTGGTGATATTCAGTTCCTAGATCTCAGAAATAAGAGGGATGCCTACCTCACATTCACAATAGAAGCTCACAGGGGTTCACTCACAGCTTTAGCTGTCCACagacatgctcccatcattgcCAGTGGGCAGTGGCTCAGCAAAACAACTGATCAAAGTTTTCAATCTAGAGGGTGAGCAACTGGGCACCATTAGGTACTTATCAACTTTCATGGCACAGAAAATTGGTTCTGTTAGCTGCCTGGCCTTCCATCCCTACCAAATACGACTGGCTGCTGGTGCTTCTGATTCATGTCTATCAATCCATGCCTACGATGACTCTCAAGCTAGATGAATATTTGCTTCTTATATTTAATTGATGGAAGTCTTCTTGCTGGAAGAAGCAGAAGCCCGTCGAAGTTCCATTATTGGTGCAGATCCATGGGTTCATCTTCACTGTGAATATATCTGAAAAAAATGGTTGGGCCGTCCGCTGAAATTGTAAGCTGCATATTCATTAGCCTCCATTATAAAAGGGCAATACATCAGTGGAAAGAATTCCTGCATATTTGTTGGTGGGGGGCTTAGGCAAATGGTTTGTTATGTAGGTAATGTATGTAAATATCTCACTTTTTTTCaacttcctctctttttctttcctatCCTTTTTCTTTCGGAAcgtattctttattcttttctcccctttttgttcatttgtaaaAGCAGCACTCAGTCGATTATCATAGTTTCAGTGGTGAACTGAAGATGTGGATATCAAGATATGGATGATGTGTGTGTCATTAGAATTGGATTGAGAGATCAATAGACTTGAGAAATTTTCTACTGATTGATTACTGTTGTTCTCGCCTTCTTGGTCGTCTTCACCCATGTGTGTTTTCCTTGGGATACTGaatcatattttttaaatatatcaaGAGGTGAAACGGGCCGGATACGGAAAGGCCCAACTAGTTTGGGGCCGGGCTGGCACGGCCCTTTGATCAAGTCAACGGAACTTGCTAGATACGGCCCAGGATGCTCGTAGCGGGCTGGGTAGCCGTTTTCAGCCCACAAGAACCCTACATGGGCCAGAGGAGGGTCGGCCCGGCCCACTAAAAGCAAAGGCATGGTTCAGGAAGCTCTGGCTGGCTGGGCCGAAATTTTCAGCCCATATGCCCGTTAATGGGCCAGAGGAGGGCCGGCCCGGCCCGTAAAGAGTAAAGGCACGGCCCAGGATGCTCTTAGCGGGCTGGGCCACAGTTTTCAGCCCATACGGCCTCTTACTTCAGTTCTTCTCCAGATCTGCACACGAAGGCCTAAGTCAAGTCCTCTGATTATCCTGTTGATCATCGGATGATCACATCCTCAAGAGTCAAGTCCCTCCTCAAATCCCTCCAAGTCCAAGAGATTAGTGTCTCCTAATCTTCTCCAACACTCTCTCTCTAACACAGTAACACTTGAGCAATCATGCTCATCTTCTCCAACAAACTCTCTCTAACACAGTAACACTTGCGGATGATCATCCTCCTCAACTTCAAGTGACTTGCCGCAAGCTTTCTCTCTCGACAAAGGGGAGAGAGAGCCTCGCGACGGTCTCTGTCAAAGAGGGCTTGGCCTGGCCCTTAGGCCTTTGGTGGGTTTTTGGTCTTTGTGGATCGGCCCATATATTAAATGAACGGGCCTGAACGGCCATACTAAGTCAGCGGGCCACATTATGAGCCAGGCAGGCCCACATGGCTATACCAGGACGACAATTAAATGGCATGATGTccataaaaaaacaataaagcaGCTGTCTTATTGTCCAGAAATTAGGCCAGGTCTTTCTTTGTTAGAGGCCCAACATCGTCATGCGTGACAATGAGAGACTTAGAAGGTGcccccaaaagaagaagaaagcatcCACTTTAGTgacataataataaaataatctgATAAGCCCAGCCCATGGCTTTCACTGACGTCAGGCATTCTTTACAGTTTTCACGAAACCAATTCCCCTTTCACAATAACCAGAACAAAGATAGAAGTCCGCGGCAAATTAATCATTAATTAAAGACGCAAATTTTAAAGATGATGAAATCATTGAACAAGCAAAAAGGTAAAATCGTCTACCTTACTCTTTCAGATGCAACATATTCACACAAATATTTCCAACTCCTGTGCCCTTGCGTAGCTCGCATTTCACTTTCTCCCAGCCACCATACCCTGGCTAGAAGTTCCAGACATGCTTGGCGTGGTGTTAGTACTTGTCATTTTAAGTCTTCCATCCGCACTGCCAAGAACATTCAAATCCTCAAACAGTCTGTATGACGGAATGAATGGCTTCTGAATAACAGTAGGGGCAGGATTCCGAAGACCAGAGCTCATCTGAGGATCACCATGTGCAGCAAGCCCATTGCTTCCTCTCGAAGAGAACGAGTTAAAATGTTGCAAGGGTCTAGCTGCCTGCATGGTTGTCGAGGCCATGGCTGCATTTGTTCTGGGAGTAGAAAACATACTATTATTTGTTGCAGCCAAATGACTTTGGTTGTTGGCATAACCAGGGGTTGCCGCCCATGGTGGAGGGGGGTATTGAGATGAGTACTGAGGAACCTGGGATGGAGATTGGAATTGTGGTTGCTGTGGGCGTTGTAACCCCGATCGAGACTGAAGCTCAAATTGTTGCTGGAGCTGAAATGGTGATTGAGCTTGAGGTTGAAATTGTTGCTGGGGTTGAGGCTGGGCCCATGGAACAACATAACTATTGTAGGGCACATGCCCTTGGTTTCCAGAAAAGTTTTGGGAAGCAAAAGGTAGCTCTTGGGTGCTGGAGGAGACGGGTACCTGATGCGTATTTCCATTAGAGGCTGATGGAGAATGAGGGGTGTGAGAGGAGGGTGATGTTGTTGCTAGAGCAAGACTCAAAAGGTCGATCATGTCCTGTTCTTTTGTTGTTGTCCTAACAGAAGCTGGTGGATCAGGAAGAGCTAATGCTAATGCATGATCGGAAACTGGAGATGAAGCACCTGGCACAGATGAGGTACTACTATTATCTATCAATGCAAGACCATCGTTGGTTCCAGCAGATGTACTCGCAGAACGCTTTGGCTGTCCTTTGGAGTGCCTGCACCCAcataacaaaataacaaattaatCAACTTCCACACcaggggcaaaaaaaaataaacagcaCAAAACAGAAAGATTATAGGGCTAAATAGTGTGCTCTCAGAGGATGAGAGGAATAGTTTCCAGGCTTTCAGCTTGGGAAAATAATCCCACACGTATATTTCACTGCCTTGCTTCATTCAATTACCTAGGCCAAAAAAGGCCTTGATAACCGACCCATCTGTCTTTTGATACCTGGTGAGTACCCTCAGGGGGGATCCCACTCTGATAAGACAGCACCCGATAAATTTACCTCACTACCATGCTCTAAGGAAGAGTAAGAAAACAGGTAAGCAAGAGCAACCTTCTTGCAAGCTGAGCGaagtcatcttcttcttcctcgtctTCATCAATCTGGCTCCTAGTCATATTCACAGCTGGAGGAGATGGGTTAGCATTAGATCTAGGACTAAAGTCCGATGGTTCTCCATGTTTCACACTGGATTcacaaaattcagtttgttggGGTCTCAAGTTTGTAACTTGACTTGGCATGGGAGAACCAGAAGCTATAGCATCATGCTTTGCAAGGACGATCTGCATACTGTCATTTAATTCAAGACCTCGACAAAGAAGTTCTTCATCACTGCCACAAACCATGAACAATAATTTTAGATTTCCATTAACCAGCAAGCACATGCCATAAACAGGCACGGCAACAAACACAAGATGTACAGACACACCTATTCATCTGCACAATGGCAATTCAAGGACTGGGAACATGTTGAAGACCCTAAAGCTGGCCGAAAATCAAACTTTGAAAGGGGACTAACCTAGTTGTAGTTAGCATTTgcattagcatcttttggttcgaACGACATCGGTCGACAACATCGGCAATTATTTCATCTTTAACAGCCtgtagaaaagaaaatataataaaggGATGAAGCATCTTGATGATGTTATACAAGGAAGATGAGTTTAAAAAACCAACATGACACATACTGAGCGGTCACTAGGATTCACAGCTTGCAACATGTCATTTAAAAGTTCCATAACGTTCCGCATAGCATCCATGCTTGACAAACTAAAATGATTGAGCATAAAATGAGttataaaaagtgaaaaaatgcGAGGGAAAGGGATTTACATAACCTCGTCAAAGAATGGAAGACAGGCAGAAATAAAGGTCCAGCAGGGGTGGGTACCAAATGCAAGTCCTCACCTTAAGCCTTCTATCTTTGTTGCCATTGTTTCATCAAGTCTTCTAGAAGAATTAGTCGGCATTCCATATCCAGGTTCTGTAATTCTTAGTGTTGGATGGCTAGCAGGTGGTGTAAATATAGGAGATGTGTCCAAGGATCGCTTGGGAAATTGTACTCCAGAACGCTGCCATTGGTAAAATCAAAAATTACCGAAACTACTTCTCTGTGGATTAATCCGTACACATACCTTGCTATGCACAAAGAATGCTCACCCTTAGTTCCTCATATGCCCAGTAGTAGTGGGGATGCTTCCCTCCAGGCCCACCAAATGCCTCTTGCCAGGCATCCAATAAAACCAATATTTTATCTCTAACATGCATATCTGACTGCAAACATGATCCAAACTACATGACATCAGAGCTGTGAACATACAAGGTCGCTGATCAGAGTATCGGACCATCCAATTGATATagaacaaaacaaacagaaaatataaattgaaccaTCAGAAAGAAGACAGAAAAACcagataaggaaaaaaaaaaacaagcacGCTATGAGTTCCACGAATTCACGCCAATAAAAGTGCAGCCAACCTATGTCTCTTGCTGTCTACCAATCATGTATAGTATAAAAATCCCAAGTACCCAAACTTTCTagacagaagaagaaaaaggacatCAATCACAGGCCCTCTTAACATCAAATCAGTCCACCAAAGATGAAATAATTTTTGCAACAAAGTCCAAGTGGAAATGTAAGCACCTACTTAAAACATGGCAACATAGTGTTAGCACACAGGTTATTAGAAGCAAACAAGTATAATTATGAGCTTGCTAATACAAAGGCTCATAAAAAGGGATTCAAACATGCTCTTGTGACTTTACAATTGCTACTCCTGATGACAAGATTAAAGTTTACAGATCCTCCCTGACGGAGTTTGGTATAGGGGAAAATCAAACATTGGTAAGAGCA
The window above is part of the Tripterygium wilfordii isolate XIE 37 chromosome 3, ASM1340144v1, whole genome shotgun sequence genome. Proteins encoded here:
- the LOC119991466 gene encoding TOM1-like protein 6, with the translated sequence MASSSSATVAVEKATSDLLIGPDWTMNIDICDSVNSHRWQAKDVVKAVKKRLQHKNSKVQLLSLTLLETMVKNCGDYVHFQIAEKNILGEMVKIVKKKSDMHVRDKILVLLDAWQEAFGGPGGKHPHYYWAYEELRRSGVQFPKRSLDTSPIFTPPASHPTLRITEPGYGMPTNSSRRLDETMATKIEGLSLSSMDAMRNVMELLNDMLQAVNPSDRSAVKDEIIADVVDRCRSNQKMLMQMLTTTSDEELLCRGLELNDSMQIVLAKHDAIASGSPMPSQVTNLRPQQTEFCESSVKHGEPSDFSPRSNANPSPPAVNMTRSQIDEDEEEEDDFAQLARRHSKGQPKRSASTSAGTNDGLALIDNSSTSSVPGASSPVSDHALALALPDPPASVRTTTKEQDMIDLLSLALATTSPSSHTPHSPSASNGNTHQVPVSSSTQELPFASQNFSGNQGHVPYNSYVVPWAQPQPQQQFQPQAQSPFQLQQQFELQSRSGLQRPQQPQFQSPSQVPQYSSQYPPPPWAATPGYANNQSHLAATNNSMFSTPRTNAAMASTTMQAARPLQHFNSFSSRGSNGLAAHGDPQMSSGLRNPAPTVIQKPFIPSYRLFEDLNVLGSADGRLKMTSTNTTPSMSGTSSQGMVAGRK